GCGCGAGGTCGGCGCGGGAGACGACCGGGGCGACGCCGGCCAGCATCGGGCGGAAGTCGTGGCCGGTGCCGCCCGCGTCGGCGTTCGCGCGGGCGATGACCGAGTCGTGCGGCAGGACGTCGCCGGACGCGACGAGCGTGAAGCCGCGGGCGGGCGGGGGCGCCGCGGGGCGTCCGGTCGCGCCCGGTGGCTGTCCGCCCTGGCAGGCGGCGGTGGCCGCGACGAGCAGGGCCGCCGCCAGTCCCCTGGTCGCCGGTCGGCTGCGCATGATCATCGACTCACCCCGTTGCGGTCGTATCCACATGTTCATCTGTACGAATCCGCACACCGACTCAAACGGGGAAGCGGCCGTTCAGACGAGGAACCCGCCGTTCGGACCGTTCGTCGCACCGTTCGTCGACGGGTCCGACCGTCCGCCGCACACTCCGGTCCACGGTCTGTCCCGAATCGGGACCCTGCGATGCCATACGGCCATGACGGCCGGAACCACCATCACCCACGGGACGACGACCGCCGAGCACGAGCTGGCCGCGCTTCAGCGCGAGCACGGCCGACCGCTCTTCGCCCTGCTGCTGCGCCTGTGCGACGGCGACCGGCAGCGCGCCGAGGATCTGGCGCAGGAGACCCTCGTACGCGCCTGGCAGCACCCCGAGGCGCTGCGCGCCGACGACTTCGACTCCGTACGGCCGTGGCTGCTGACCGTCGGACGGCGGCTCGCCATCGACGCGCGCCGGGCCCGTCAGGCGCGGCCCGCCGAGGTCGGGGACGCGGTCCTGGAGAACGCGCGGGTGTGCGCCGATCACGCGGAACGGTCCGCGGCGACACTCGATGTGCGGGAGGCTGTGAAGACACTCACTCCCGAGCACCGTGAAGTCCTGGTGCTGGTGTATTTCCAGGGGGCGAGTGTGGCGGAGGCCGCCGCGGCACTGGGTATCCCGCCCGGTACGGTGAAATCTCGCGCGTACTACGCGCTGCGCGCCCTGCGCCGGGTCCTTCCGGGTTATGCGGCCGACCTGCGGTGAAACCAATGGTCGGGTCAAACCTCGGTAAAGTGCCTTGCTGAGGACCATGGTTGGGCAATCAGCTGTCTTCATCGGTGTCCGAACCGGGCGAAATCCCGGAGGCCCGGGCTCGGGCGACGCGCACGCACCGGAGGAAGGCAGGAAGGGATGCTGCACAGAGGTCAAGAGAGCACGGACGGCACCGGCGGGGGCGAACTCACCGTCCCCATGGCCTGGTTGTACGCCGAGTACATCGCCGACGAACTGCTGCGGACGGGCGACCTGATGCCGCCCACGTCCTTCGAGTTCCGCGCGGGCCGGGACGCGCTGGCCCTCACCATCTTCCTGTCCGACACCAGCGGCGAACTCTCGGGCATCCGCGTCATCACCCAACTGGAGAAGTGGCTTTCGCTGACGGCGTACGACCAGCCCTGGCAGGACTGGGTCCGGACACGTATTTCAAGGTTGGCGGCCGACGCACTCGAATCGAGGGCGCCGGCGCCGGACTTGGACCTGGCCGCCGCCGCCTGGCGCTGGCTGGAGGAGACCGAGCTGCTCGCCCCGGACCTGGACGCCGTACCGGGTGGCGGGCCCGTGCCCGGTGAGGACGACGGACCGAAGGTGTGGACCCCGGCCTGGCGGCTGGGACTGCCTCTCGGGCATCTGGCGATCCATCTTTTTTAGAATCCGACCAATCCGCGGTCCCCT
The DNA window shown above is from Streptomyces sp. NBC_01451 and carries:
- a CDS encoding sigma-70 family RNA polymerase sigma factor — protein: MTAGTTITHGTTTAEHELAALQREHGRPLFALLLRLCDGDRQRAEDLAQETLVRAWQHPEALRADDFDSVRPWLLTVGRRLAIDARRARQARPAEVGDAVLENARVCADHAERSAATLDVREAVKTLTPEHREVLVLVYFQGASVAEAAAALGIPPGTVKSRAYYALRALRRVLPGYAADLR